The Bosea sp. AS-1 region TCCCTGCTGATCGACGCGATCCTGGCCAACGACACACCCGTGATCATGGCCGTGACGTTCGTCTTCTCCTGCCTGGTGGTCCTGTTCAATCTCATCGCGGATGTCCTTTATGGCTGGCTCGACCCTCGCATCTCCTTCAGCTGAACCGGCCGTGGCGGCGACCGCCCACGCGGTCGCGGTTTCGCCGGGACGCGAGACATGGCGGCGCTTCAAGCGCCACCGGCTGGCCGTGGCGTCGAGCTTCATCCTCGGCTTCCTGATCCTCGGCGTGGTCGTCGGCCCCTGGCTCTGGCCGGTCGCGATCAACGACATCGACTTCTCGGCGCAGCTGCAGGGGCCGTCCTGGGCGCACCCCTTCGGCACCGACGATCTCGGTCAGGACATCCTGGCGCGGATGATGTATGGCGGGCGCATCTCGCTCGCCGTCGGCCTCGCGGCGATGATCGTCGCGACCACTGTCGGCATCATCGTCGGCGCGCTCGCCGGCATGTCGCGCAAGGTCGTCGACCCGGTGCTGATGTGGGTGACGGACCTGTTCCTGTCGCTGCCGCAGCTGCCGCTGCTGCTGCTGGTGATCTATCTCTTCCGCGAACAGCTCAAGGCGGTGTTCGGCGTCGAGGGCGGCGTCTTCGTCCTGATCGTGGTCGTCATCGGCGG contains the following coding sequences:
- a CDS encoding ABC transporter permease; its protein translation is MAGSTLASPSAEPAVAATAHAVAVSPGRETWRRFKRHRLAVASSFILGFLILGVVVGPWLWPVAINDIDFSAQLQGPSWAHPFGTDDLGQDILARMMYGGRISLAVGLAAMIVATTVGIIVGALAGMSRKVVDPVLMWVTDLFLSLPQLPLLLLVIYLFREQLKAVFGVEGGVFVLIVVVIGGLRWMPVARLVRAQFLSLREKEFVEAARAQGATKLRQMVNHILPNALGPVIVAATIEVSSAIIAESTLSFLGLGFPPDIPTWGRLLFDAKDQLDTAPHWALFPGAAIFLTVLSINFIGDGLRDALDPRRVI